A DNA window from Theobroma cacao cultivar B97-61/B2 chromosome 5, Criollo_cocoa_genome_V2, whole genome shotgun sequence contains the following coding sequences:
- the LOC18597904 gene encoding uncharacterized protein LOC18597904, whose protein sequence is MAEVRGVNTWQEELASLVEDTGMIYTGDMIGVSSLPPFNEAKSAAAAEVVESDHETEPQESLKEQVTGFMKSWCEMLLELGRGCIGIVQQTVVTEDSFLVQKLGGPVAKVSGRLRFLNEFLPEDRDPIHAWPVIFFVFILALSALKLNSGHDELVPPVKKVRAHPPNASRIQLPDGRHLAYREIGVPADKARFSLIAPHPFLSSRLAVIPGVKTSLLEEFGVRLVTYDLPGFGESDPHPSRNLNSSAFDMLHLADAVGVNDKFWVLGLSSGSMHAWAALRYVPHRISGAAMVAPMINPYEPSLTKEEMRSIWGEWLPRRKLMYYLARRLPKLLSFFYRRSFLSGKHGRIEKWMSLSLGRRDTVLTEGQTFEVFWHRDVEESIRQGNAKPFIEEAVLQVSNWGFSLADLQVQRRCYRSGIFPWLRSLYSQAECELAGFLGPIHIWQGMDDKAVPPAMMNYISRVLPGAIMHKLPNEGHFSFFYFCDECHRQILSTLLGSPQGPLDPVTDKGEILSEGDMEEQSSATDSTKNDTSP, encoded by the exons ATGGCGGAAGTTAGAGGAGTGAACACGTGGCAGGAGGAGCTGGCGAGTTTAGTGGAAGACACGGGGATGATATACACCGGGGATATGATCGGGGTCTCGTCGTTACCGCCGTTCAATGAGGCGAAATCGGCCGCGGCGGCGGAGGTCGTGGAGAGTGATCATGAAACGGAACCGCAGGAGAGTTTGAAGGAACAGGTGACGGGATTTATGAAATCGTGGTGCGAGATGCTTCTAGAACTTGGGAGAGGATGCATAGGCATTGTGCAGCAAACAGTAGTAACTGAAGATTCGTTTCTAGTTCAGAAGCTTGGTGGACCGGTGGCTAAGGTCTCCGGTCGGTTGAGATTCTTGAACGAGTTCTTGCCTGAGGATCGTGATCCAATTCATGCTTGGCCTGTTATCTTCTTCGTTTTCATCCTTGCACTTTCAG CTCTGAAGTTAAATAGTGGACATGATGAATTGGTACCGCCAGTGAAGAAAGTGCGTGCTCATCCTCCAAATGCGAGTCGAATCCAGCTTCCAGATGGCAGACACTTGGCTTATCGTGAAATCGGTGTTCCAGCTGATAAAGCTAGATTTTCTCTAATTGCTCCACATCCATTTCTTTCATCCCGACTTGCCG TTATACCGGGAGTCAAGACATCACTACTTGAAGAGTTTGGTGTTCGATTGGTGACATATGATCTTCCTGGCTTTGGGGAGAGTGATCCTCATCCTAGTAGGAATCTGAACTCATCAGCATTTGATATGCTTCATCTAGCTGATGCTGTTGGTGTCAATGATAAGTTCTGGGTGTTGGGCCTCTCAAGTGGAAGTATGCATGCTTGGGCTGCACTCAGATATGTTCCTCACAGAATTTCAG GTGCTGCAATGGTTGCTCCAATGATCAATCCATACGAACCTAGCCTGACTAAGGAAGAAATGAGAAGTATTTGGGGAGAGTGGTTACCAAGAAGGAAGTTAATGTATTATTTAGCTCGACGATTGCCAAAACTGCTGTCCTTCTTTTACCGCCGGAGTTTCCTATCTGGCAAGCATGGCCGAATTGAGAAGTGGATGTCTTTGTCCCTTGGAAGGAGG GACACGGTTCTGACTGAAGGACAAACATTTGAAGTCTTCTGGCATAGAGATGTGGAGGAGTCAATTCGTCAGGGAAATGCAAAACCATTCATTGAGGAAGCTGTCCTACAGGTTTCAAACTGGGGTTTTAGTTTGGCAGATCTTCAGGTGCAGAGGAGGTGTTACAGAAGTGGAATTTTCCCTTGGCTCAGGTCCCTGTACAGTCAAGCAGAATGTGAATTGGCAGGATTTCTGGGACCAATACATATATGGCAG GGGATGGATGACAAAGCTGTTCCACCAGCAATGATGAATTATATAAGCCGGGTTCTACCCGGGGCCATCATGCATAAGCTCCCAAATGAAggccatttttcctttttctatttctGTGATGAATGCCATCGGCAGATACTCTCTACTCTCTTGGGAAGTCCTCAAGGACCTCTTGACCCAGTAACAGACAAAGGTGAAATTCTCTCTGAAGGAGATATGGAAGAGCAATCATCAGCTACTGATTCTACCAAAAATGATACATCACCATAG
- the LOC18597905 gene encoding mitochondrial import inner membrane translocase subunit TIM14-1 — protein sequence MQKSRDLSDASEMVAPLIAGLAVAAAAYAGRYSVQAWQAFKARPPTARIRRFYEGGFQPIMTKREAALILGVRESTPAEKIREAHRRVMVANHPDAGGSHYLASKINEAKDMMLGKAKGGSSAF from the exons ATGCAAAAATCCAGAGACCTCTCAGACGCATCAGAGATG gTTGCTCCGTTGATAGCCGGACTCGCGGTGGCAGCGGCTGCTTATGCGGGTAGATACAGTGTTCAAGCTTGGCAGGCGTTTAAGGCAAGGCCACCGACGGCTAGAATAAGAAGATTTTATGAAGGTGGGTTTCAGCCTATTATGACTAAGAGAGAAGCCGCTCTGATTCTTGGTGTAAG AGAAAGTACTCCAGCAGAAAAGATTAGGGAAGCACATAGGAGGGTGATGGTAGCGAACCATCCAGATGCTGGTGGAAGCCATTACCTTGCATCAAAGATCAATGAAGCGAAAGATATGATGCTTGGGAAAGCCAAGGGTGGTAGCTCTGCTTTTTGA
- the LOC18597906 gene encoding protein IQ-DOMAIN 1, protein MGRKGKWLSSLKKAFSPESKAKRNQKSKAQFSEKQVHLGPSGSDAATLEAVKLSPPPQPEEVKLTEAEAEQSRQTYPVAVATAADDAVAPAVPAQAAVEVVRRQLNTGARFAGKSEEEAAAIKIQTAFRGYLAKRALRALRGLVRLKSLMEGPVVKRQAASTLRCMQTLSRVQCQIRTRRIRMTEENQALQRQLLQKHAKDLVNLQMGEEWDDSLQSKEQLEASLLSKHEAAMRRERAMAYSFTHQQTWKNSSRSMSPLFMDPNNPSWGWSWLERWMAARPWEGRGMTEKEQSNDQSSVKSARSNFGGEISKSYARYQLNLDKQSPKASQKPSQTSSLQSPSTPKQASIPARKLKSASPRSSVVGPDDDTRSMISVQSERNRRHSIAGSSVRDDESLASSPSLPSYMVPTESARAKTRLQSPLGLEANGTPEKEPIASAKKRLSYPPSPARPRRHSGPPKVDSSITKTEVAVVNGGGS, encoded by the exons ATGGggaggaaaggaaaatggtTATCTTCTCTAAAGAAAGCCTTCAGCCCAGAGTCCAAGGCAAAGAGAAACCAG AAATCAAAAGCACAGTTTTCGGAGAAGCAGGTGCATTTGGGACCCAGTGGTTCTGATGCAGCCACTTTAGAAGCTGTCAAGTTGTCCCCTCCTCCTCAGCCGGAGGAGGTGAAATTAACTGAAGCTGAGGCTGAACAGAGCAGGCAGACTTACCCTGTGGCAGTTGCCACTGCTGCTGATGATGCTGTTGCTCCTGCTGTTCCAGCACAGGCTGCTGTCGAGGTTGTTCGGCGACAACTTAATACAGGTGCCAGGTTTGCTGGAAAATCTGAGGAGGAAGCCGCGGCAATCAAAATACAAACAGCTTTCCGAGGTTACCTG GCAAAAAGGGCATTGCGTGCTTTAAGAGGACTGGTCAGGCTGAAATCATTGATGGAAGGTCCTGTGGTCAAACGGCAAGCAGCCAGTACCCTTCGCTGCATGCAAACTCTTTCGCGTGTGCAGTGTCAGATTCGTACTAGGAGAATCAGGATGACAGAAGAAAATCAGGCTCTTCAGAGGCAACTCTTGCAGAAACATGCAAAAGATCTTGTGAACTTGCAG ATGGGGGAAGAGTGGGATGACAGCCTGCAGTCTAAGGAACAACTTGAGGCAAGCTTACTGAGCAAGCATGAGGCAGCTATGAGAAGAGAAAGGGCCATGGCGTATTCATTTACTCATCAG CAAACCTGGAAGAATTCTTCAAGATCTATGAGTCCATTATTCATGGATCCAAACAATCCCTCATGGGGTTGGAGCTGGCTGGAACGATGGATGGCAGCCCGGCCATGGGAAGGTCGTGGCATGACAGAAAAAGAACAGAGCAATGACCAGTCATCTGTAAAGAGTGCACGCAGCAACTTTGGCGGAGAAATCAGCAAATCTTATGCTCGCTACCAACTCAATTTGGATAAGCAATCCCCGAAGGCCAGCCAAAAGCCAAGCCAAACTTCAAGCCTCCAATCTCCTTCAACTCCTAAGCAAGCGTCCATTCCTGCCCGAAAGCTGAAGTCAGCAAGCCCTAGGAGCAGTGTGGTTGGTCCAGATGATGACACAAGAAGCATGATCAGTGTGCAGTCAGAGCGAAACCGGAGACACAGCATTGCAGGCTCCTCAGTGCGTGATGATGAGAGCCTGGCGAGCTCCCCATCACTTCCAAGTTACATGGTACCAACTGAGTCCGCAAGAGCTAAGACCAGGTTGCAAAGCCCCTTGGGACTAGAAGCAAATGGCACACCAGAAAAGGAACCAATCGCATCTGCCAAGAAACGGCTGTCTTATCCGCCTTCACCAGCCAGGCCTAGGCGGCACTCCGGCCCTCCAAAAGTGGACAGCAGCATTACCAAGACAGAAGTTGCTGTGGTGAATGGAGGGGGCAGTTAG
- the LOC18597907 gene encoding probable beta-1,4-xylosyltransferase IRX9, which produces MGSVERSKKKVQLWKKAIVHFSLCFVMGFFTGFAPTGKDSIFSSRVATENKSQISPQPVQTLNQSATAVHSSNVSRSLRAETPVPVPAKSKELESPKQVDTHEVIKLPARRLIIVVTPTSTKDQFQGVFLRRLANTIKLVPQPLLWIVVEGKSNSNEVSEILRKTGIMYRHLVFKENFTDPEAELNHQRNVALKHIEHHKLSGIVHFAGLSNVYDLDFFKELRQIEVFGTWPMALLSANKRKVVIEGPVCDSSQVIGWHLRKMNNQTDAETDAESKPPIHISSFAFNSSILWDPERWGRPTSVQGTSQNSLKFVKQVVLEDETKLKGIPPEECSKIMLWRLRFPIGVVPIDLVKTASLLDVTVTQR; this is translated from the exons ATGGGGTCTGTGGAGAGATCAAAGAAGAAAGTACAGTTATGGAAGAAAGCTATTGTGCACTTCTCTTTATGTTTTGTCATGGGGTTTTTCACAGGCTTTGCTCCAACAGGGAAGGATTCAATTTTTTCTAGCCGTGTTGCTACAGAGAATAAATCACAGATTTCGCCGCAGCCTGTCCAAACGTTGAACCAATCAGCAACAGCAGTACATAGCAGTAATGTTAGCAGAAGTTTGAGAGCAGAAACTCCGGTGCCAGTTCCAGCAAAGTCCAAGGAACTAGAAAGTCCAAAACAAGTGGATACTCATGAAGTCATCAAGCTGCCAGCTAGAAGACTCATAATTGTTGTTACACCAACAAGCACGAAAGATCAGTTTCAAGGGGTGTTTTTGAGGAGGCTAGCGAACACTATAAAGCTGGTTCCTCAACCATTGTTGTGGATTGTCGTGGAAGGGAAATCTAATTCGAATGAGGTATCCGAAATACTTAGGAAAACAGGTATTATGTATAGGCATTTAGTGTTCAAGGAGAACTTTACAGACCCTGAAGCAGAGCTGAATCACCAGCGAAATGTGGCACTGAAGCACATTGAGCACCACAAGCTGAGCGGAATTGTTCATTTCGCCGGACTTTCCAATGTTTATGATCTTGATTTCTTCAAAGAGCTTAGACAAATTGA GGTGTTTGGAACTTGGCCAATGGCCTTGCTGTCAGCAAACAAGAGGAAAGTTGTAATAGAAGGACCAGTATGCGATTCCTCTCAAGTGATAGGATGGCATCTAAGGAAGATGAACAACCAAACAGATGCAGAAACAGATGCAGAGTCCAAACCTCCTATTCATATATCAAGTTTTGCATTTAACAGTTCAATCCTTTGGGACCCTGAGAGATGGGGTCGCCCCACATCTGTTCAAGGCACTTCACAG AATTCACTCAAATTTGTGAAACAAGTTGTTCTAGAAGATGAGACCAAGTTAAAGGGTATCCCACCAGAAGAGTGCTCCAAAATCATGCTTTGGCGTCTTCGTTTTCCCATTGGAGTAGTGCCAATAGACCTTGTCAAAACAGCCTCATTGCTGGATGTTACTGTTACTCAAAGATAA
- the LOC18597908 gene encoding elongation factor 1-alpha yields the protein MGKEKVHINIVVIGHVDSGKSTTTGHLIYKLGGIDKRVIERFEKEAAEMNKRSFKYAWVLDKLKAERERGITIDIALWKFETTKYYCTVIDAPGHRDFIKNMITGTSQADCAVLIIDSTTGGFEAGISKDGQTREHALLAFTLGVKQMICCCNKMDATTPKYSKARYDEIVKEVSSYLKKVGYNPEKIPFVPISGFEGDNMIERSTNLDWYKGPTLLDALDQINEPKRPSDKPLRLPLQDVYKIGGIGTVPVGRVETGTLKPGMVVTFGPTGLTTEVKSVEMHHEALQEALPGDNVGFNVKNVAVKDLKRGFVASNSKDDPAKEAASFTSQVIIMNHPGQIGNGYAPVLDCHTSHIAVKFAELLTKIDRRSGKELEKEPKFLKNGDAGFVKMIPTKPMVVETFSAYPPLGRFAVRDMRQTVAVGVIKSVDKKDASGAKVTKSAAKKSGK from the exons ATGGGTAAGGAGAAGGTTCACATCAACATTGTGGTCATCGGCCATGTCGACTCTGGGAAGTCGACCACCACTGGTCATTTGATCTACAAGCTTGGTGGTATTGACAAGCGTGTGATTGAGAGGTTCGAGAAGGAGGCTGCTGAGATGAACAAAAGGTCATTCAAGTATGCCTGGGTGCTTGACAAGCTTAAGGCTGAGCGCGAACGTGGTATTACCATTGATATTGCACTGTGGAAGTTTGAGACCACAAAATACTACTGCACTGTCATCGATGCCCCTGGACATCGTGACTTTATCAAGAACATGATTACTGGTACCTCACAGGCAGACTGTGCTGTTCTCATTATTGACTCAACCACTGGTGGTTTTGAAGCTGGTATCTCTAAGGATGGTCAGACCCGTGAGCATGCTTTGCTTGCCTTTACCCTTGGTGTCAAGCAGATGATTTGCTGCTGCAACAAG ATGGATGCCACAACCCCAAAGTACTCCAAGGCAAGGTATGATGAAATTGTTAAGGAAGTCTCTTCTTATCTTAAGAAAGTTGGTTACAACCCTGAGAAGATCCCATTTGTCCCAATCTCTGGTTTTGAGGGTGATAACATGATTGAGAGGTCTACAAACCTTGACTGGTACAAGGGTCCCACTCTTCTCGATGCTCTTGACCAGATCAATGAGCCCAAGAGGCCCTCAGACAAGCCACTTCGTCTCCCACTTCAGGATGTCTACAAGATTGGTGGTATTGGAACTGTCCCTGTTGGTCGTGTTGAGACTGGTACCCTTAAGCCTGGTATGGTCGTGACCTTTGGCCCCACTGGTCTGACCACTGAAGTAAAGTCTGTTGAGATGCACCATGAAGCCCTCCAGGAGGCTCTCCCTGGTGATAATGTTGGGTTCAATGTTAAGAATGTTGCTGTTAAGGATCTCAAGCGTGGTTTTGTTGCATCTAACTCTAAGGATGATCCTGCCAAGGAAGCTGCCAGCTTCACCTCTCAGGTCATCATCATGAACCACCCTGGCCAGATTGGAAATGGATATGCCCCGGTCCTTGATTGCCACACCTCTCACATTGCTGTCAAATTTGCTGAACTGCTGACCAAGATTGACAGACGATCAGGCAAGGAGCTTGAGAAGGAGCCTAAGTTTTTGAAGAATGGTGATGCAGGGTTTGTGAAGATGATTCCCACCAAGCCAATGGTTGTGGAGACTTTCTCTGCATATCCTCCTCTTGGACGTTTTGCTGTCAGGGACATGCGCCAGACTGTGGCCGTTGGTGTCATCAAGAGTGTTGATAAGAAGGATGCATCCGGTGCCAAGGTCACCAAGTCTGCTGCCAAGAAGAGTGGAAAGTGA